The genome window CTGGCACTCAATTTAAGATCATTGATTTCGAAACCGGAGAACTGGTCCCTCTGGGAAAGGAGGGAGAAATCGTCATTCGCACCCCCTCTTTAATGAAATCCTACTGGAACAAGCCTGAGGAAACAAAGAAGGCGCTGCGCCAGGGCTGGTTGTACACCGGGGATATCGGTATGCTGGACGAAGAGGGCTACTTACATTTCCTGGGCCGGCGCAAGGAAATGCTTAAAATGAAAGGCATGAGTATCTTCCCCTCCGAGATCGAGACCCTCCTGGGTCAGCACCCGGCTATCGCGGGCAGCGGTGTCATCGGCAAGCCTGACCCGGAAAAAGGCCAGGTGCCTGTGGCCTTCATAAAATTGAGCGCTGATTATCAAGGAAAGATAACCGAAGAAGAACTGACCAACTGGTGCCGAAATAACATGGCCACTTATAAGGTGCCGATTATCAAGATTGTAGAAGACCTCCCTCTGACCGCCACCGGAAAAGTAAAGAAAGAGGAACTTAAGAAAGAATTAGATTAACATTTGCCAAATTCGAGAAGAATATCGGAACGTTAATATGAGAATCACTATAACACAAGAAATTGGTTGATATAAATTGACACGAACAAGGATTATCCGACAGACTCCTAGGGTATCACTTTCTCCTCTTTAAACTGGGCGATTTCCTCCCAGGTGTAACCAGCCTCCAGCAGGACCTCCTCGGTATGCTGGCTGAACTCCGGAGCGGGCATTCTGATCGAGGCCGGTGTCCCGCTCAGGTTCACCGGGCTGGCCATGATCCGCATCAGCCCGTAACTAGGGTGGTCATACGGCAGGAAGAAACTGTTCGCCTCAGCCTGAGGATCATTCACGATGTCAAGGAGGGATTGTATCGGCGAACCCGGTAAATCTGAGATCAGGGGCTGCCATTCAGCCAGGGTTTTGCTCAAAAACGCTTCCCTGAAAATATGATACAGCTCCTTTCGGTTCTCCTGCCTGGCGTCCATCGTCGCAAACCTGGGGTCATGCTCCAGGTCTTCGATTCCGAGAAGTCTGCAGAATTTTGTCCAGTAGCGGTCGGCCTGGAGCGCGTTGAAGCGTATCAACTTGCCATCCCTGGTTTCATAGGTGTTGGCCAAGGGATTGGGAAGGCGCTCCCGGTAGAAATCGCCGAGACGCCTGAGGGCCTCCTGGGCTTCGGCCATGAGTTTGTCCCGGCGTTGTCTTTCTTCTTCCGTCCCTTCAAAGGCCTGAACTCGGTATTCATTTTCATCCTGACCGGTCGCCAGCGCTCCCGCCATGTCGAAGGTAAGCTGGTAGACTCCGGTATAAAGCAGCGATATATCCACCTCCTGCCCCTCTCCGATCCTGTCGCGGGCATACAGAGCCGCCATTACACCGAAAGCCAGACCCAGGCCGGCGACGTTGTCCCCGAAAGCAGGGCGCGGATTGGGACCGGACATGCCAGGGATGGTCAGCAGATGGTTTACCCCTGACCTGGCCCAGTACACGGTGGTGTCATAAGCGGGCATGTCTTTGTCAGGACCCTTCATGCCGTGTCCGGTGACGGAACCATAAATCAGCCGCGGGTTTAGCTTTTTTAGTGTTTCATATCCCAGGTCAAACTTTTTCCGCTCGGACAGCCTCAAGTTGGTCACGAAGACATCAGCGTTTTCCACGAGTTTATAGATGATTTTCCGGCCGGCCTCTTTAGACAGGTCAAGGGCCACACTCTTTTTATTACGGTTATAAGCCTCCCAGTTGTATGGGATATCGGATGGTATTCCGGCCGGACCGCCGCCGGCTCCGGCCTGAAGATTTCTCCATGAATCACCGGTTTTAGCGCTTTCGATATGGATAACGTCCGCCCCGAAGTCAGCCAGGTGGCGGGCGCACATTGGGACTGCCGCCACCTGGGATACGTCAATGACCTTGACATCTTGAAGCGCCATAAACATTATTATCACCCTCCTGAGAAATTACGACCTGCTGCTTAAACTCGGTGGTGTTCTTCTGGGAGTTGCAAGGTTCAACACAAACTATCTGTATATACTCCCTGTACTCTCAATCTTATATTTTGACTCTGCCGCGGGCTTCACCGAAGTTGATCGGGCCGGATATTACTTTTATCCGGACGTGGGAAGGTAGTCAAGCCGTTCTTTGACCTTTACCCTAAGCCGCAGCTTTTACGGGTATGACGCATCGTTGAAACGCCGTGCCTGGTATATGCCTGGCTGCCTTTTTTTTAGCCCGGCCGGACTTTATGCTTGACATCCGTGATGAAATGAATAAATTACCCATTGATCAGAGGTTTAACCATGAAATACGGTTTATCATCAACCAGGAACTTTCGCGCGGGTCGTATCGGCTTCCGGGAGTGGGGTGGATTTTAGCCTAATTTTTTAATGAAGGATATTTCAACGACCCCGCCGATTTCGCGGGGTTTTTTTTGGCCCGTTTTTTTTTCAAAATGAGATTGCGGTTGGATTAATAAGGCGTGATAGAAAATCGTATCATCTAAACACCAAGGAGTGAAAGTCATGGCGTTAGAAATCAGACCGGCAAGACCAGAAGAAATGGAAGAATTTAAAAGTATTCCGGCAACCGTTTTCTTGCCGCCGCCTGCGGAGCGGTCGGAGGTTCCGATGCGTCCGGAATGGACCCTCTGCGCCTTTGAAGACGGCAGGCTGGCCACATCCTATGCGGCCTGGCCGCTGACCATGCGCTTCAACGGGAAGGGCGTCTCTGCGGCCGGGGTGACTGAAATCGGTACACGCCCGGTTTACCGGCGCCGCGGCCATCTGCGGAAGATCACTACCGCGCATTTTGAGCTTCTTCACGAGCGCGGCGAGCAGCCCCTGGCCATACTTTACGCCTCCCAGGCGGCCATTTATCATCGCTTTGGCTACGCCGTGGTTTCCATGTTCAATGAATACAGCATTGAACCGCGCTACCTTCAATTTGCCTTGGT of Deltaproteobacteria bacterium contains these proteins:
- a CDS encoding CoA transferase; the encoded protein is MFMALQDVKVIDVSQVAAVPMCARHLADFGADVIHIESAKTGDSWRNLQAGAGGGPAGIPSDIPYNWEAYNRNKKSVALDLSKEAGRKIIYKLVENADVFVTNLRLSERKKFDLGYETLKKLNPRLIYGSVTGHGMKGPDKDMPAYDTTVYWARSGVNHLLTIPGMSGPNPRPAFGDNVAGLGLAFGVMAALYARDRIGEGQEVDISLLYTGVYQLTFDMAGALATGQDENEYRVQAFEGTEEERQRRDKLMAEAQEALRRLGDFYRERLPNPLANTYETRDGKLIRFNALQADRYWTKFCRLLGIEDLEHDPRFATMDARQENRKELYHIFREAFLSKTLAEWQPLISDLPGSPIQSLLDIVNDPQAEANSFFLPYDHPSYGLMRIMASPVNLSGTPASIRMPAPEFSQHTEEVLLEAGYTWEEIAQFKEEKVIP